The Rhododendron vialii isolate Sample 1 chromosome 6a, ASM3025357v1 genome includes a window with the following:
- the LOC131330950 gene encoding uncharacterized TPR repeat-containing protein At1g05150-like, with product MTTRGSRSEKVKRIFQQFDSNRDGGLNREEMAALVVAVNPRVKFSDEQINAILDEVFKTYGEFIDGEKGLTYDGLLRTYDDGAGDVDRDFDALGLELKPDSGGDDVASSSSIADERAVAEPAKKQRTAAWAASPNHGIVFDDTWKVVDDLEILIKRLKAKQVKDGKMKGGDNSNNDVYSDPGWSRELGPSSEISDKRIVWEESGHDYAVFVKDLGVLRTRADGARSREEAFDGHMAIGRVLYEHQLYKEALVSFKRACELQPTDVRPHFRAGNCSYVLGRHGEAKEEFVLALEAAEAGGNQWSYLLPQIHVNLGISLEGEGMVISSCEHYREAAILCPTHFRALKLLGSALFGVGEYKAAVKALEEAIYLKNDYADAHCDLASALHAMGDDENAIKEFQKAIDLKPGHVDALYNLGGLYMDMGRYQRASEMYTRVLTVWPNHWRAQLNKAVSLLGAGENEEAKKALKEALKMTNRVELHDAISHLKQLQKKRLKGNGGANGEEAFIIVEPSKFKTATEKTTLRQELAIALDVRAFQRITRLSRCDVELLKKEMTENNAPVSYSGMGVPEKSIRKASLEVILRRLLNFLKPETFVGAVKAINQKILSVLDESESGRVDLGMFFAVLAPIFGGTAERRKRVAFDALLWRPVNEDSTQIQKVDAQLYIKLLRAIYIPSLGMSEILEIHGETDSAMMSFTEFIAMFDDPDWGFGVMSGLVKLESVDRNRHGNHVCSVCRYPVIGSRFKEMKSHFSLCSQCYSEGKVPPTFKLEEYKFKEYASEAEAMKDKCMWFGLHSKSSSPS from the coding sequence atgacgaCAAGAGGCAGCAGATCAGAAAAAGTAAAGCGAATCTTCCAACAATTCGATTCCAACAGAGATGGCGGCCTCAACCGTGAAGAAATGGCCGCCTTGGTCGTTGCCGTTAACCCTAGGGTTAAATTCAGCGACGAGCAAATCAACGCGATTCTGGACGAGGTTTTCAAGACCTACGGCGAATTCATCGACGGCGAGAAGGGGCTGACATACGACGGCCTCCTCCGGACCTACGACGACGGCGCCGGCGACGTCGACCGCGACTTTGATGCCCTAGGGCTTGAATTGAAGCCTGATAGTGGAGGTGATGACGTGGCGTCTTCGTCCTCCATAGCCGACGAGCGGGCGGTGGCGGAGCCGGCGAAGAAGCAGCGGACGGCGGCGTGGGCGGCGTCGCCGAACCACGGGATCGTGTTCGATGACACGTGGAAGGTGGTGGATGATTTGGAAATTTTGATCAAACGGTTGAAAGCAAAGCAAGTAAAGGATGGGAAAATGAAGGGTGGGGATAATAGTAATAATGATGTTTATTCGGATCCTGGGTGGTCTAGGGAATTAGGGCCAAGTTCTGAGATTTCAGATAAAAGGATAGTTTGGGAAGAATCAGGGCATGATTATGCTGTTTTTGTGAAAGACTTGGGTGTTTTGAGAACAAGGGCAGATGGGGCAAGATCAAGAGAAGAGGCATTTGATGGGCATATGGCAATTGGTAGGGTTTTGTATGAGCATCAGTTGTATAAGGAAGCTTTGGTGAGTTTTAAAAGAGCTTGTGAGCTTCAACCAACTGATGTGAGGCCACATTTTAGGGCTGGGAATTGTTCGTATGTTCTTGGGAGGCATGGTGAGGCTAAAGAGGAGTTTGTTTTGGCTTTGGAAGCGGCCGAAGCCGGGGGAAACCAATGGTCTTATTTGCTTCCACAGATACATGTCAACTTGGGAATCTCACTTGAAGGTGAAGGTATGGTTATCAGTTCTTGTGAGCATTATAGAGAGGCTGCTATTCTTTGTCCAACTCATTTTAGAGCTTTGAAACTGTTGGGTAGTGCTTTGTTCGGAGTAGGCGAGTATAAAGCGGCTGTGAAAGCCTTAGAAGAGGCTATTTACCTGAAAAACGATTATGCCGATGCCCATTGCGACTTGGCTTCGGCTTTGCACGCTATGGGTGATGATGAGAATGCAATTAAGGAGTTTCAAAAGGCTATTGATTTGAAACCTGGTCACGTGGATGCTTTGTATAATTTGGGCGGGCTTTATATGGATATGGGTAGGTATCAGAGAGCTTCAGAGATGTATACTAGGGTTTTGACTGTTTGGCCGAACCATTGGCGTGCGCAGCTCAATAAGGCTGTGTCGCTTTTGGGTGCTGGGGAAAATGAGGAAGCTAAGAAGGCTTTGAAGGAAGCGTTGAAAATGACGAATAGGGTTGAGTTGCATGATGCTATATCGCACTTAAAACAGTTACAGAAAAAGAGGTTGAAAGGGAATGGAGGGGCTAATGGGGAGGAGGCGTTTATCATTGTAGAACCATCAAAATTTAAGACGGCTACTGAGAAGACGACATTGAGGCAGGAGTTGGCAATTGCTCTTGATGTTAGGGCATTTCAGAGGATAACTAGGTTGAGTCGGTGCGATGTTGAACTTTTGAAGAAGGAGATGACTGAAAACAATGCACCTGTGTCCTATTCTGGTATGGGTGTTCCTGAGAAATCTATTCGCAAGGCTTCATTGGAGGTAATTCTCCGCCGGTTGCTCAATTTCTTGAAGCCAGAAACTTTTGTTGGAGCTGTTAAAGCTATAAACCAGAAAATCCTTTCTGTATTGGATGAATCAGAGTCGGGTAGAGTGGATTTGGGCATGTTTTTCGCGGTTCTTGCCCCAATTTTTGGTGGCACTGCTGAGAGAAGAAAACGGGTTGCATTTGATGCTTTGTTATGGCGACCTGTGAACGAAGATTCCACTCAGATTCAGAAAGTCGATGCTCAACTGTACATCAAATTGTTAAGGGCCATCTACATTCCCTCACTTGGTATGAGTGAGATACTGGAAATCCATGGGGAAACAGATTCAGCTATGATGTCCTTTACGGAATTCATTGCTATGTTTGACGATCCTGATTGGGGCTTCGGTGTCATGTCTGGTTTAGTAAAGCTTGAATCGGTGGATAGGAATCGCCACGGTAATCATGTTTGCTCAGTTTGCCGTTACCCTGTCATTGGGTCAAGGTTCAAggagatgaaatctcatttcAGTTTGTGCAGTCAATGCTATAGTGAAGGAAAGGTCCCTCCTACCTTCAAGCTAGAAGAGTACAAGTTCAAAGAGTATGCAAGTGAGGCAGAGGCAATGAAGGATAAGTGCATGTGGTTCGGTTTGCATTCGAAGAGCTCCTCCCCTAGCTAG
- the LOC131330953 gene encoding uncharacterized protein LOC131330953, producing the protein MGKKKFIEKKKSATFQLFARDYSDPNYSDGPTGDRVFVRVDNNPYSAPDTFCDDQNGAVPGEDPNSVFADAEDDYDDDGGGYFETEPTALPDHARKEILELGFPDDGYNYLDHLREIKNTGGGSTYYHNEKAKLDPVPVDVKAYDASRVEIPKVNEDSNEKSIYSVASKTVGVRIQKAVDPEVVALLDDSDLSRFGSDDEDFEEDFVVKANLPDEVEDVEFDEKLCLAEKSGGSRREIAESSGSHSQGNIFNFVGAGEVSNHQAVAGAYCTGEKPRSRRLIDDQFEMLQRQEYGTESEDEYDYFEAEEEEIQEPLAEKLNHALKHRVKEDLELDGQYKVPADLLHNKEGPENVESMETAAEVISRCIEYAEKYENDDVGEEVVIVEESSDESEVLDCETIVSTYSNLDNHPGKIGAPEGRRKKKLAEKVSGALSAPSPIISLKGKEKLPVDYLPHGRKSAIEKVKDATTLRKDEQKRKQHGQESKEEKKERKGAVKEERREARRVKKEVKELYRGEAQRAQRVAAFTGPSGIHLM; encoded by the exons ATGGGAAAGAAGAAATTCATCGAGAAGAAAAAGTCGGCGACTTTCCAACTCTTCGCCAGAGACTATTCTGATCCAAACTACTCCGACGGGCCCACCGGCGACCGAGTTTTCGTCAGAGTCGACAATAACCCTTACTCAGCTCCCGACACGTTCTGCGAcgaccaaaacggtgccgttCCCGGCGAGGATCCCAACTCGGTGTTCGCCGACGCAGAAGACGATTATGACGACGACGGCGGCGGTTATTTTGAGACGGAGCCGACGGCGTTACCGGATCATGCGAGGAAGGAGATATTAGAGCTAGGGTTTCCGGACGACGGTTATAACTATTTGGATCATTTGAGGGAGATTAAGAACACTGGTGGTGGTTCGACGTACTATCATAACGAGAAGGCCAAGCTCGATCCGGTTCCTGTCGATGTCAAG GCATATGACGCTTCCAGAGTAGAAATTCCGAAAGTGAACGAGGATTCTAATGAGAAGTCAATTTACAGTGTGGCATCGAAGACTGTAGGTGTTAGGATTCAGAAAGCAGTTGATCCTGAAGTAGTTGCATTGCTTGATGATAGTGACCTGTCTCGCTTTGGTTCTGATGATGAAGATTTTGAAGAGGATTTTGTGGTCAAAGCTAACCTTCCTGATGAAGTCGAGGATGTGGAGTTCGATGAAAAGTTGTGTTTAGCTGAAAAATCGGGGGGGAGTAGAAGAGAAATTGCTGAGTCTAGTGGTTCTCATTCCCAAGGTAATATATTCAACTTTGTTGGTGCCGGTGAAGTAAGCAATCACCAAGCGGTTGCCGGGGCATACTGCACTGGTGAGAAGCCGAGAAGTCGCCGCCTTATAGATGACCAGTTTGAGATG CTTCAGCGTCAAGAATATGGTACAGAGAGCGAAGATGAGTATGATTATTTCGAAGCTGAAGAGGAGGAAATTCAAGAACCCCTTGCAGAAAAGCTGAATCATGCCCTCAAGCACCGTGTGAAGGAAGACTTGGAGCTCGATGGCCAATACAAAGTTCCTGCAGACCTCTTGCATAACAAAGAGGGACCCGAAAATGTGGAGTCAATGGAGACTGCGGCTGAGGTTATTTCCCGATGCATAGAATATGCTGAAAAATACGAAAATGATGATGTAGGTGAAGAGGTGGTCATTGTGGAGGAAAGTAGTGACGAGTCTGAAGTGTTGGATTGTGAGACTATTGTTTCGACTTATTCAAATCTTGATAACCACCCTGGGAAGATTGGAGCTCCTGAAggaaggagaaagaagaagttAGCTGAAAAGGTCTCGGGAGCCTTGAGTGCCCCCAGCCCTATCATATCTCTTAAAGGGAAAGAGAAGCTTCCTGTGGACTACTTACCTCACGGTAGGAAATCTGCTATTGAAAAGGTGAAAGATGCGACTACCTTAAGAAAAGATGAGCAGAAGAGGAAGCAACATGGTCAGGAGtcaaaggaggaaaagaaagagcgGAAG GGTGCTGTAAAGGAAGAAAGGCGTGAAGCGCGTCGTGTGAAAAAAGAAGTGAAGGAACTATACAGGGGTGAGGCGCAACGTGCTCAGAGAGTTGCTGCCTTTACTGGTCCATCTGGCATTCATCTTAT GTAA
- the LOC131330954 gene encoding protein WHAT'S THIS FACTOR 1 homolog, chloroplastic-like, translated as MYLQYQTYLKLSIYSPPRHLHSLRNFSLWSMKKDPDLESALSRNRRWIVNNQIKNIITRCPNQVATVKFLQRKFKTLDLQGKALNWLKKYPCCFEVYLKDDEYYCGLTKRMMFLVDEEERVKEMQESVFAERLAKLLMMNSNRRLNVMKINELKRYYGFPDDYLIRIIPKYPEMFRLVNYSGRRSSMEIELVSWNPDLAVSAIEMVARKQVSEPCFSCSLPSTWIKSWERFHEFNSSAYISPYSDPRGLVEGSKEMEKRTVSLVHELLSLTLWKKLSIVKLGHFGREFCLPEKLNVLLLKHPGIFYVSNKYQIYTVLLREGYNGSELIDKDPLVLVKEKFGELMQEGLHEYNQRHHTMNLVRKKKKGTILERSEKRKDPSTDMTEQDDQGGDVGGIFDPEERERFYKLLFDDGAP; from the coding sequence ATGTATCTTCAATACCAAACGTATTTGAAATTGAGTATCTATTCTCCACCACGTCATCTTCATAGTCTTCGAAATTTCTCTCTTTGGTCAATGAAGAAGGACCCTGATCTTGAATCAGCTCTATCTCGTAACCGTCGCTGGATAGTAAATAATCAGATTAAGAATATCATTACGCGATGCCCCAACCAGGTGGCAACAGTTAAGTTCCTCCAGAGAAAGTTCAAAACACTAGATCTTCAAGGCAAAGCTCTCAATTGGCTTAAAAAGTACCCCTGTTGTTTTGAAGTTTATCTCAAGGATGATGAGTACTATTGTGGGTTAACAAAGCGAATGATGTTTCTGGTGGATGAGGAAGAACGTGTGAAAGAGATGCAGGAATCAGTATTTGCCGAGCGACTGGCAAAGTTGTTGATGATGAACTCGAATCGAAGGCTCAATGTCATGAAGATTAATGAGTTGAAGAGATATTATGGATTTCCAGATGATTATTTGATTAGAATCATACCCAAGTACCCAGAGATGTTTCGACTTGTTAATTACAGTGGGAGAAGAAGTTCAATGGAGATTGAGCTTGTTTCTTGGAATCCTGATTTAGCAGTTTCTGCAATTGAAATGGTTGCCCGAAAACAAGTGTCTGAGCCATGCTTTTCATGTTCATTACCTTCAACTTGGATAAAATCATGGGAGAGATTTCATGAGTTTAATTCATCTGCCTATATTTCTCCTTACTCAGATCCCAGAGGTTTGGTGGAGGGATCAAAAGAAATGGAGAAGAGAACAGTGAGTTTGGTGCATGAATTGCTGTCACTGACCTTGTGGAAGAAACTGTCAATTGTGAAGTTGGGTCATTTTGGAAGAGAATTCTGTTTACCTGAAAAGTTGAATGTGTTGCTGCTTAAGCATCCTGGGATATTCTATGTCTCAAATAAGTATCAGATATACACAGTTCTTCTTAGAGAAGGATACAATGGGTCGGAACTTATTGACAAGGATCCACTTGTTCTTGTGAAGGAGAAGTTTGGAGAACTGATGCAGGAGGGACTTCATGAATATAATCAGAGGCACCATACGATGAATCTGgtaaggaagaagaagaaaggtaCGATTTTGGAAAGATCAGAAAAAAGGAAGGACCCGAGCACTGACATGACTGAACAAGATGATCAGGGCGGTGATGTCGGTGGCATATTTGATCCTGAAGAAAGAGAACGGTTCTATAAATTGCTCTTTGATGATGGTGCACCCTGA